A region of Candidatus Dependentiae bacterium DNA encodes the following proteins:
- a CDS encoding type II toxin-antitoxin system YafQ family toxin, with product MLERIYQKQFVKDAEKTKKRGKDMNKLSVVIQLLLAEKSLPQKYKNHKLKGDLNKYWECHIEPDWLLMYQKTTTAIILARTGTHSDLF from the coding sequence ATGTTGGAACGCATCTATCAGAAGCAATTTGTAAAAGATGCTGAAAAAACTAAAAAACGTGGCAAAGATATGAACAAGCTTAGTGTTGTTATTCAGCTATTGCTTGCAGAAAAATCTTTGCCGCAAAAATATAAAAATCACAAACTAAAAGGCGATCTCAATAAGTATTGGGAATGCCATATTGAACCTGATTGGTTGCTTATGTATCAAAAAACTACAACGGCAATTATTTTAGCCAGAACAGGAACTCATTCAGATCTTTTTTAA
- a CDS encoding DUF2207 domain-containing protein, translating into MVFLILALLFSVSVQAQEYIASFASDITIHKDASMRVRETITVQAEGDAIKRGIVREFPTQYKDRWGNSYNVQFDVTAVLRDGKSSPYHVESASNGKKIYIGSAATYLHPGLYTFTIEYTTNRQLGFFENHDELYWNVTGNGWRFPIKEASATVHLPSTIPADTIKIEAYTGRQNSKQKNYTRHVAEHEAEFATTFPLRQYEGLTIVVGWPKGYVDQPSFLQKLLWFFKDNLSIFILLLGLFLLLIMFWPAYVRVRKDRSDTPIIPLFYPPEDMLPGEIRYFQSMGYDSKVLTAEIVNMAVQGWLTIEHKTGWFGADVYTLKKNKKINDSGLYAEIFDSLFAKKDAIELKKHNEIMQGVVQDVQSHYGEQLDNYFNFNTETMFMGGLIAFGFLLIAFVLFTSEIVLVIGAVTYGLVLLATYFVLKGYTRDGWELSNKIEGFKLFLATTETERLKIIGTPPTRTPELYETYLPYAIALGVEKAWSRQFAPMFEKMAQAGHVYVPIWYGGLGNNHFDAGAFSSDVSGNLNSVISSSSSVPGKSSGFSSGSGGGGSSGGGGGGGGGGGW; encoded by the coding sequence ATGGTTTTTCTAATCCTGGCTTTATTATTCTCTGTCTCTGTGCAGGCGCAAGAATATATAGCGTCTTTTGCGAGTGATATTACGATTCATAAAGATGCTTCCATGAGGGTGCGCGAGACGATCACGGTACAAGCAGAAGGCGATGCCATTAAGCGTGGCATTGTGCGCGAATTTCCTACCCAGTACAAAGACCGCTGGGGCAATTCCTATAATGTTCAGTTTGATGTTACTGCTGTTTTGCGCGATGGTAAAAGTTCCCCGTATCATGTTGAATCTGCTTCCAATGGAAAAAAGATTTATATTGGTTCTGCTGCTACGTACTTGCATCCTGGGTTATACACCTTCACCATTGAGTACACCACCAATCGTCAGCTTGGTTTTTTTGAGAATCATGATGAGCTCTATTGGAATGTAACTGGTAACGGTTGGCGTTTTCCGATTAAAGAGGCATCGGCTACGGTGCATCTGCCCTCCACTATTCCTGCTGATACAATTAAGATAGAGGCCTACACGGGGCGTCAGAATTCAAAACAAAAAAATTATACTCGTCATGTAGCTGAGCATGAGGCTGAATTTGCTACCACATTTCCTTTACGTCAATATGAAGGCTTAACCATTGTTGTTGGTTGGCCTAAGGGATACGTTGATCAACCAAGTTTTTTACAAAAGTTACTGTGGTTTTTTAAAGATAATCTTTCTATTTTTATCTTACTTCTCGGTCTATTTTTGCTTTTAATTATGTTCTGGCCTGCCTATGTGCGAGTGCGCAAAGATCGTTCCGATACACCTATTATTCCCTTGTTTTATCCGCCCGAAGATATGTTGCCGGGAGAAATTCGTTATTTCCAATCAATGGGTTACGATAGCAAGGTGTTGACTGCCGAAATCGTTAATATGGCGGTGCAGGGTTGGTTGACGATTGAACATAAAACAGGATGGTTTGGTGCCGATGTTTACACCTTAAAAAAGAATAAAAAAATTAACGATAGTGGGTTATACGCAGAAATTTTCGATTCGTTGTTTGCAAAAAAAGATGCGATTGAATTAAAAAAACATAACGAAATTATGCAGGGCGTTGTTCAAGATGTTCAATCCCATTATGGCGAGCAGTTAGATAACTATTTTAATTTTAATACTGAAACTATGTTCATGGGTGGCCTTATTGCTTTTGGTTTTTTACTGATTGCCTTTGTTTTGTTTACTTCCGAAATTGTTTTAGTGATTGGCGCCGTTACCTATGGGTTAGTGTTGCTTGCTACCTACTTTGTATTAAAAGGTTACACCCGTGATGGGTGGGAACTTTCTAATAAAATAGAAGGGTTTAAATTATTCCTGGCAACCACGGAAACTGAACGCTTAAAAATTATTGGTACGCCACCAACAAGAACACCAGAATTGTATGAGACCTATTTGCCCTATGCGATTGCGCTTGGTGTAGAAAAAGCATGGTCTCGCCAATTTGCTCCAATGTTTGAAAAAATGGCGCAAGCAGGCCATGTCTATGTGCCAATCTGGTATGGTGGTCTAGGTAACAACCACTTTGATGCCGGTGCATTTTCTTCCGATGTTAGCGGTAATTTGAACTCAGTGATTTCCTCATCAAGCTCAGTGCCTGGAAAATCATCAGGTTTTAGCAGCGGTTCGGGTGGTGGCGGTTCATCCGGTGGCGGAGGCGGTGGTGGTGGAGGCGGCGGCTGGTAA
- a CDS encoding LemA family protein: MNVTLLIILGIVALVALWVMGAYNGLVRLKALVDEGWSGIDVQLKRRYDLIPNLVAVVKQYSIHEKEVLENVTRMRASAMSAQTVSQKEGAEQGLTSALKTLFAVAENYPNLKANESFLQLQQQLVNLEHEIQLGRRYYNGAARNYNVSVASFPSNIIANMFGFAKAAYFEILSHERETPKVDFK, translated from the coding sequence GGTTATGGGAGCTTATAACGGTCTTGTACGTCTTAAAGCATTAGTTGATGAAGGCTGGAGTGGTATTGATGTACAACTTAAACGTCGTTATGATCTTATTCCTAACTTAGTTGCCGTTGTTAAGCAATATAGTATTCATGAAAAAGAAGTTTTAGAAAACGTTACCAGAATGCGCGCGTCAGCAATGAGTGCTCAAACGGTATCGCAAAAAGAAGGCGCAGAGCAAGGTTTAACGTCTGCCCTCAAAACATTGTTTGCCGTAGCAGAAAACTATCCTAATCTTAAAGCTAACGAGAGCTTTTTACAGTTGCAACAACAACTGGTCAATCTTGAGCACGAAATTCAATTAGGTCGACGCTACTATAACGGTGCGGCGCGTAACTATAATGTTTCCGTTGCAAGTTTTCCATCAAATATCATTGCCAATATGTTTGGTTTTGCAAAAGCTGCGTATTTTGAAATTTTATCTCATGAGCGTGAAACGCCTAAGGTTGATTTCAAATAA